One genomic region from Coleofasciculus sp. FACHB-1120 encodes:
- the xth gene encoding exodeoxyribonuclease III: MKIATWNVNSIRSRLEQVVQWLQDNPVDVLCLQETKVVDKDFPRSPFEELGLHLYISGQKSYNGVALFSRSPLEDVSTGFAPILGKEDFDEQKRVITGVIDGIRIVNLYVPNGSAVGSEKYKYKLLWLKTLREYLQALLEKQPSSLCICGDFNIAPEDRDIHDPLSYKGRIMASDLERQALSSILELGLADAFRKFTIETGHFSWWDYRTGAFRRNWGWRIDHHYLTPDLYERSSSCTIDRSPRELPKPSDHTPVIVEF, from the coding sequence ATGAAAATCGCTACTTGGAACGTCAATTCGATTCGCAGCCGCTTAGAGCAGGTGGTGCAGTGGTTGCAGGATAATCCGGTCGATGTCCTATGCCTGCAAGAAACGAAAGTGGTCGATAAGGATTTTCCGCGATCGCCCTTTGAGGAACTAGGGCTTCACCTGTACATTTCCGGTCAAAAATCTTATAACGGGGTTGCCCTTTTCAGCCGTTCGCCCCTTGAAGATGTCAGCACCGGGTTTGCCCCAATTTTGGGTAAAGAGGATTTTGACGAACAGAAGCGGGTCATTACTGGCGTTATCGATGGCATTCGCATCGTGAATCTCTACGTGCCCAATGGCTCAGCCGTCGGAAGCGAGAAATACAAATACAAACTGCTTTGGCTGAAAACTCTCCGCGAGTACCTGCAAGCACTACTCGAAAAACAGCCCAGTTCCCTCTGTATCTGCGGCGATTTCAATATTGCCCCCGAAGACCGAGATATTCACGATCCACTCAGTTATAAAGGTCGGATTATGGCATCCGATCTAGAGCGTCAAGCTTTGAGCAGCATTTTAGAGCTGGGTTTGGCAGATGCCTTTAGAAAATTCACAATAGAAACAGGACATTTCAGCTGGTGGGACTATCGAACCGGAGCGTTTCGACGCAACTGGGGTTGGCGGATTGACCATCACTACTTGACGCCAGACCTTTACGAACGTTCATCCAGCTGCACCATCGATCGCTCTCCCAGAGAACTGCCCAAACCCAGCGACCATACTCCCGTGATTGTAGAATTTTAA